GCATCGGCTTCGGCAATTTTGGCCAATATAGCGTTATATAAATCCTCCACTTTGTCGGTGATGACAAGCTCGCCATTCACCAGTGCAAATGGAGTCATGTAACATTGGCCGCAGTTGCTGAGGCAGCCGTATTCTATCACATCATAGTCTGGATTTTCTTCCAGTTGATCCATGACTTCATCTGTGCCAAAATGCATATTATTGGCACAAAATTCAATAATCGGTCTCATGTAGGTTCACCTGCTTTGTTTGACCATTTTAATTTGTGGCCAATTGTAATATACTATAGTGAGGAAAGGAGTTGAAAAAAATGAGCGAAAACGCACAAAGCACCATGTATGATGAGGTATCTGAAGTGCTTGACAAACTTCGTCCGTTCCTGCAACGCGATGGCGGTGACGTGGAACTGGTCGACGTGGAGGACGGCATTATTAAGCTGAAACTGGTCGGTGCCTGCGGCAGCTGCCCAAGCTCCACCATTACCTTAAAAGCCGGGATTGAACGCGCCCTTCTCGAAGAAGTTGAGGGTGTCGAAGAAGTCGTACAAGTATTCTAATCAATCCTTCACGAAATAAACCTCAAGAGCCTTTCGCTTCACATGAAGCGGAGGGCTCTTTTTTTGTGCTATGCATCCTCACGCTGTATGTTAGGACGAATCGGGTCAAGTCCTCCAGATACATCCATAATGTTACCTGTTATAAAATCGGAATGATCCAGACACAGATAGGTAATCACCCGTGCAATATCTTCACCGCTTCCAGGACGTCCTCTCGGCGTTTCCTCGTCGGTTATACCTGCCATCTCATCAATCGTTTTCTCTTTGTTGGCACCGCGAATATCACCTGGACAGACCATATTAACCGTAATGCCGTAGGGAGCTTCCTCCACAGCAAGTGTCTTTGTAAATGAAACCAGACCTACCTTCGCAGCAGCATAAACCGCCCGATGAGGCCATGACCTCGCTTCTCCTGCATGACTGAAGCCAAAATGTATAATTCGTCCCCACTGCTTGCGCCGCATCTCCGGCAATACACGCTGATCCAGCAGCATCGGCCCAAGCAGATTTCCTTGCACAAGCATCTGAACCTCATCTTCGGAATACTCGGCAAACAGTCGACGTTCACGGACAAAAGGACCCGCGTTGTTCACGAGAATATCAATGCTGCCCAGTTTCTCTTCGACCTGAGCAACGAGCATAGTGATCTCTTCTGTCTTGGAAATATCGGCCTGGACGGCAATACACCGCACACCCTTGGCTACAATCTGAGTCTTTAACGCCTCAGCCTCCGTACGGCTATGTACGTAATTCAGAGCAATATGGCAACCCTGATCCGCCAGACTGAGGGCCGTCATTTTACCAAGACCTTTGGCACTTCCCGTTATGAGGGCAATCTTTCCCTTCACGTTCATCCCCCTCTTCAAAGAGCAGTCACTCATCCAGTATAAAAGATTTATCATCCCCCCACAACTCGCGTTTCCCACCAATCTGTACCATTTGCAAAAAAGTGTAAATTAAGGACTAAATACTTATCTTTCAAACCACTGAAATAAAATGAATTAGGTCTTTTGTAGGAAAATTAACCCTTTATCTCCAGAATTACCTTGTCTGGTCTGGATGCCTGTGTTAATGTCGATAAGTCCTTATTTTCTTATGAATATAACGACACAATACATATGTTCATGTAAATGACAACATTGCATGACACCTTCGAAAGGAATACAGCGTAAATGAAAAGATGGTTAGCCTCTCTACTCGCAATTTTGCTTATCGCCTCATTTCAAGCTCCATTCTCGACCACAGCATCTGCAGAAAGTGAAAGCAATAGCTCCACCGAAGATTATCAATGGATTGATGGGCCTTCAAACGTAGTACTTGATAACAAAGCAACATTAAACGTAGCTGAAAATCTCTCCTATCTCGATGCAGCTAACACCCAAAGGTTTTTGGAAGACACGGACTCCTTCCCCAATGGAACGGAAATTGGAAGTATCTATGGCGCCGGCGAAAACTCCAACTGGTATGTGATCTTTGAATATAACGATACCGGTCGTGTCGATGATAGTGAGAAAGACGATCTGGATGCCGATGAACTGCTCGATAGCTACAAAAGAGGTACAGAAGATCAAAATGAGAAAACAACCCCCGAAAACCAACTGTTTATCACCGGATGGGAAATTGAGCCCACCTATGACAGCAGCAAACATCAATTGATCTATTCTCTTGGTCTTGAGGATGCAGAGCGGGAAAAACTCGTCAATTATAATGTGAACGTACTCACCCGCGAAGGATACATCGGTGTTATCCTCGTTACGGATAGTGCCAATTTTGAAGAAAATCGCAAACAGTTTGAAAGCTCCGTGCTTAACCAGCTCAACGTGATCAAAGGAAATACCTATGAAGAGTTTGATGCATCCGTAGACAAAAAATCAGAACTTGGCCTGACCAGTCTGATTCTCGGTGGTGCTGGTGTAGCTGTAGCTAAGAAAGTTGGATTATTGCTTTTACTTAAGAAAGGATGGTTTGTCATCGTGGCCGCTATTGTTGGTGCTTTCGGATGGATTCGTCGCAAGCTGACCGGCCGCAAAAAAGATGCTGACCCAGGAGATCAGAATTCGCTATCTCCTGCAGAGGAAGCTTACCAACAGCATGCTGCTGGACAGGAGTCCGCAGGCTCTGATAGCCAACAGACAGATGGACATTCAGATACTGATCCGAATAAACGTTAAGCTTATAAGTAAAGCACTTATAGTATTCCTACATCGAAGTGCTCTTACCTCAAAACGTTCTCTTTAACATGATGTACAAAACAGAAAGCCCTGCATTCTCCATAAAGAGAATGCAGGGCTTTCTTTAGTAGTTCCATAACAAGTGGAGCCGAGTATACAATATATTTTCAGCTTAATCGTTCAGCTTAAAACGCCGGTTCTACAGCACCTTGATAACGATCTTTGATGAATGTTTTAACCTCTTCGGAATGCAGGGCTGCAGCCAGTTTTTGGATGGCATCTGCATCTTTGTTATCTTCACGGGATACGAGAATGTTTGCATAAGGGTTACCTTGCAGGTCCTCGATCAACAGCGCATCCTTCTCTGGGTTCAGATTGGCTTCCAGCGCGTAGTTGGCGTTGATGAATACCAGATCTGCTTCATCCAGTTGACGAGGCATCATGGCTGCATCCAGCTCGATGATATTCAGATTTTTCGGATTGGCTGTAATATCCTGAATCGTAGAAGTGATATTTGTGTTGTCTTTCAGCGTGATAAGTCCTTCTTTTGCAAGCAACAACAGTCCACGACCGCCGTTGGATGGGTCATTAGGAATGGCTACTTTTGCGCCGTCTTTCAACTCATCCAATGATTTGATTTTTTTGGAATAGCCAGCAAATGGCTCAACATGCACAGGTGTTACAGCAACGAGATGGAAACCACGTTCTTTGTTCTCTGTATCCAGGTAAGGTTGGTGTTGGAAAAAGTTCGCATCCAGTTGTTTATCTTCAAGCTGTTGGTTCGGTTGAACATAGTCATTGAAAGTCACGATTTGCAAGCGAATGCCTTCAGCTTCGAGTTCAGGCTTGATGCTTTCCAAAATTTCTGCATGTGGTGTAGGGGATGCTCCCACTTTCAATTCTACGGTGCGCGGTGCGCCTCCAGCATTATCAGCGCCGCTGTCGGAATCCTTGTTGTTTCCGCAAGCCGCTAGAACCGCAATCAGCATAATACTAAGTAGAGCAAAAGACCATTTTTTCATGTGTAAAACCCCTTCTCCAATAAATTTTTTTGCATTTTGCCCCAAATCGATACCGAATCAGGTAAATGCTATATATGTGTTATTTCCTGGTGAACCATTTAACCAAACGATCGCCAGCCATCTGAAGCACTTGCACCAAAATGATCATAAATACAACGGATATAATCATAATTTCATTCTGATAACGGAAGTATCCGTAGTTGATTGCCAATGTTCCCAGACCTCCACCACCAACCATCCCCGCCATCGCCGTGTAGGAAACTAAGGTAACGATTGTAATGGTGATACCAGCTATCAGACCCGGCAATGCCTCTGGCAGAAGCACACGCCGTACAATCTGTCCGGTTGAAGCTCCCATCGCCTGTGCGGCTTCAATGACGCCACGATCCACTTCACGCAGTGTAGTTTCCACCAACCGGGCAAAGTATGGAGCTGCGGCAATGACGAGTGGTGGTATAACGCCCAGTACTCCTGTAGCAGTGCCAACCAGTGAACGCGTAAACGGAATGAGTGCAACAATCAAAATGATAAATGGCACTGATCGCAGAATATTTACAATAAACGATAGTATCGTGTACACCACTTGAGATTGAATCGAAGTCGACCTTGCCGTCAT
This window of the Paenibacillus marchantiae genome carries:
- a CDS encoding MetQ/NlpA family ABC transporter substrate-binding protein, yielding MKKWSFALLSIMLIAVLAACGNNKDSDSGADNAGGAPRTVELKVGASPTPHAEILESIKPELEAEGIRLQIVTFNDYVQPNQQLEDKQLDANFFQHQPYLDTENKERGFHLVAVTPVHVEPFAGYSKKIKSLDELKDGAKVAIPNDPSNGGRGLLLLAKEGLITLKDNTNITSTIQDITANPKNLNIIELDAAMMPRQLDEADLVFINANYALEANLNPEKDALLIEDLQGNPYANILVSREDNKDADAIQKLAAALHSEEVKTFIKDRYQGAVEPAF
- a CDS encoding SDR family oxidoreductase, whose amino-acid sequence is MKGKIALITGSAKGLGKMTALSLADQGCHIALNYVHSRTEAEALKTQIVAKGVRCIAVQADISKTEEITMLVAQVEEKLGSIDILVNNAGPFVRERRLFAEYSEDEVQMLVQGNLLGPMLLDQRVLPEMRRKQWGRIIHFGFSHAGEARSWPHRAVYAAAKVGLVSFTKTLAVEEAPYGITVNMVCPGDIRGANKEKTIDEMAGITDEETPRGRPGSGEDIARVITYLCLDHSDFITGNIMDVSGGLDPIRPNIQREDA
- a CDS encoding methionine ABC transporter permease; the protein is MDFSTVRWEEIGKASIETLQILGASGLFTIIIGLPLGVLLFMTARSTSIQSQVVYTILSFIVNILRSVPFIILIVALIPFTRSLVGTATGVLGVIPPLVIAAAPYFARLVETTLREVDRGVIEAAQAMGASTGQIVRRVLLPEALPGLIAGITITIVTLVSYTAMAGMVGGGGLGTLAINYGYFRYQNEIMIISVVFMIILVQVLQMAGDRLVKWFTRK
- a CDS encoding NifU family protein gives rise to the protein MSENAQSTMYDEVSEVLDKLRPFLQRDGGDVELVDVEDGIIKLKLVGACGSCPSSTITLKAGIERALLEEVEGVEEVVQVF
- a CDS encoding DUF2167 domain-containing protein, with the protein product MKRWLASLLAILLIASFQAPFSTTASAESESNSSTEDYQWIDGPSNVVLDNKATLNVAENLSYLDAANTQRFLEDTDSFPNGTEIGSIYGAGENSNWYVIFEYNDTGRVDDSEKDDLDADELLDSYKRGTEDQNEKTTPENQLFITGWEIEPTYDSSKHQLIYSLGLEDAEREKLVNYNVNVLTREGYIGVILVTDSANFEENRKQFESSVLNQLNVIKGNTYEEFDASVDKKSELGLTSLILGGAGVAVAKKVGLLLLLKKGWFVIVAAIVGAFGWIRRKLTGRKKDADPGDQNSLSPAEEAYQQHAAGQESAGSDSQQTDGHSDTDPNKR
- a CDS encoding YuzB family protein, translated to MRPIIEFCANNMHFGTDEVMDQLEENPDYDVIEYGCLSNCGQCYMTPFALVNGELVITDKVEDLYNAILAKIAEADAWDELDLD